A part of Corynebacterium afermentans subsp. lipophilum genomic DNA contains:
- a CDS encoding zinc-dependent metalloprotease: MTNGFGFSFPNDSNDDGEGDGNNRGGDGNGRGDANNPFAAFGFGGGQPGGGGLGDMFNQLGQMLSGMGSSMNAQASGDAVNFELAARMARQRIAGASPVSEADTRAAEESLRLVELWLDEATDLPASGAKAEAWNAEQWLNQTMPMWKRLVNPVAEHMNRAQLDSMPEQAREMMGPMAGMMNQMNSMQFGMKLGHALGDLAQQALTGSDFGLPVAPAGTAAILPRNVTEISKGLDLAGQEVMVYIAARQRLFRHVPWLVERIVSSVEEYAAGLEIDTSHIEEIVRNLNLEGGDPQQIQEALQNLQGEDLSPRVGTRNAGATSRLETLIALVEGWVDVVVAEALGERIPSTPQLAEAWARRRATGGSAEQAFANIVGIELGAPRTRDAAELWRRIGTAVGNERRDQVWNHPDFLPSAEHLDNPAAFIDTLLDDAPDTDFDDEFAKLEQELRDNPELKREDGDGKDDGREDGTEL, translated from the coding sequence AAGGCGACGGCAACAATCGGGGCGGCGACGGAAACGGCCGCGGCGACGCGAACAACCCCTTTGCCGCATTCGGCTTCGGCGGGGGCCAGCCCGGCGGGGGCGGCTTAGGCGACATGTTTAACCAGCTGGGCCAGATGCTCTCCGGCATGGGCTCGTCCATGAACGCCCAGGCGTCGGGCGACGCGGTGAACTTTGAGCTGGCCGCGCGCATGGCGCGCCAGCGCATCGCCGGTGCAAGCCCGGTCTCCGAGGCGGACACCCGCGCGGCGGAGGAATCCCTGCGCTTAGTGGAACTGTGGTTGGACGAAGCCACGGACCTGCCCGCAAGCGGGGCTAAAGCCGAGGCGTGGAACGCCGAGCAGTGGCTGAACCAGACCATGCCGATGTGGAAGCGACTGGTCAACCCCGTTGCGGAGCACATGAACCGCGCCCAGCTGGACTCCATGCCGGAACAGGCCCGGGAGATGATGGGCCCGATGGCCGGGATGATGAACCAGATGAACTCCATGCAGTTCGGCATGAAGCTCGGCCACGCGCTGGGCGATCTGGCGCAGCAGGCGCTGACCGGTTCCGACTTCGGCCTGCCCGTCGCCCCCGCCGGCACCGCCGCGATACTGCCGCGCAACGTCACCGAGATTTCCAAGGGATTGGACCTGGCCGGCCAGGAAGTGATGGTCTACATCGCCGCGCGCCAGCGCCTGTTCCGCCACGTGCCGTGGCTGGTGGAGCGCATCGTCTCCTCCGTGGAGGAATACGCCGCCGGTTTGGAGATCGACACCTCCCACATCGAGGAAATCGTCCGCAACCTCAACTTGGAAGGCGGCGACCCGCAGCAGATCCAGGAGGCGCTGCAGAACTTGCAGGGCGAGGACCTCTCCCCGCGTGTGGGCACCCGCAACGCCGGCGCCACCTCCCGCCTGGAGACGCTGATCGCCTTGGTGGAAGGTTGGGTCGACGTCGTGGTGGCCGAGGCTCTCGGCGAGCGCATCCCGTCCACCCCGCAGCTGGCGGAGGCGTGGGCGCGCCGCCGCGCCACCGGCGGCTCCGCCGAGCAGGCCTTCGCCAACATCGTGGGCATCGAGCTGGGCGCGCCGCGCACCCGCGACGCCGCCGAGCTGTGGCGCCGCATCGGCACCGCCGTGGGCAACGAGCGCCGCGACCAGGTGTGGAACCACCCGGACTTCCTGCCGTCGGCGGAGCACCTGGACAACCCGGCTGCGTTCATCGACACGCTGCTGGACGACGCGCCGGACACCGACTTCGACGACGAGTTTGCCAAGCTCGAGCAGGAGCTGCGCGACAACCCGGAGCTCAAGCGCGAAGACGGCGACGGCAAGGATGACGGCCGCGAGGACGGCACGGAACTTTAA